Genomic window (Acidimicrobiia bacterium):
CTACTGCCGTGATCGCGATGGAGTCTAGAGATCGCGCGCAGTGGCGAGACCGTCAGCGCTTCCGCCGACGGTCCCTTCCCGCGCGAGACCGCGTGCCCGACGAAGTGGTGGACCGGCGCCGGGTCGGCTGCGGGGTGGGGGTCTGAGAGGTGGACGACGACCGGGCGGCCGTGCGCCGCGACCCACCCCAGTCGTAAGAGGCGGCCTGCCCGGCTCCACCGGCCAGGATGCTGAACGTGTCCAACCAGCTGAACCCGCCCCCGCCGTGCGACCGGGGCGCCATCGGGGCAGGCACCCGTCGACCCTCTACGTCGATCATCCGCGGCTGGGGCTGGGTGCCCCGGCGGAGCTTCTCGGCATCCTCGCGGCACACCCGCACCGTCTTCTTGCCCGCCGGCGTGGAGATCTCCGCGGTTTCGGTCGCGTTGGAGTGGGTCGGATCGAAGAAGCATTCATAGCGCTGCTCCTTCGCCGGCTTGTCGGGTGGCTCCTTGCCGGTGGCGATGGCGGCGGCGGCATCCAGCTGCCACCGGGCCTCGCCGAGGCGGTCCGACAGGCTCTCCAGGGCACGCAGATCGGTCGCGGTCCCGAAGGATTCCTCGGCCTCGGTGTAGGTGGCGCTCGCCTGACGCAGATAGGTGTCGTCCTGAGAGGTTGTGGAGGCAGACACGAGATCGGTGATCTCGAGGAGGATGTTCGCTATGGCATCGAGCTGAGAGCGGATCTCGGTCCGTGCCTCCTCCACCGCCCGAACATTCGCCGCATGCGACGACTTCTTGCTCTTGCGGATCGCCAACCACACCAGCAGCACCAATCCGCCGACGATGGCGACCAGAATCAGCAGTCCGGACCCCGAGCCCGATCCGGACACCGGGGCGGTGGGCGTCTCGGTGCCGGTGATGCTGTCGACCACCCCCGAGACATAGCCCTCGTCGCCACCGCTCTCTGATCCGGCGAAGCCGCGATCGAGCGCAGTCTCGATCTCGTCCTGGGTCAGCTCGTTGCTGACCATGCCTTCGTCGCTGGCCGACAGCACCAAAATGGTGCCGACCCCGAGCCGGTTGAGCAGGGAGTCGGCGAAGGTGGTGGCGCCTCCGGCCGGATCGTCCTCGAGCAGCACGACATAGAAGAGGAAGCCGGCGTTGCGGGCTCGGGCGACATCATCCGAAATCTCGGATTCGTTGCGATCGAGGCCCGAATCCACATACAAGCCGAACTGCTCCAATTCGACCGCCACCGAATCGGCATCCTGGGCGAGGGCGGGTGCGGCGATCAGCAACGCCGAGAACAACAGTGCGGTCGAGACGGAGGCGAGCTTCTTCACGGCCAGGAGATTAGATGGTGCCCCGCCGATCGGGGCCATGCGCGCAGGGCCGCCACCGTCACCTGAGTTCGGCATCACCCGTCGGAGGTCGCGGTCCTGAGGACATACATCCGCCCGGAGAAGGTGACCGCCAGGATCAGGTCCGGCGCCACGGTGGCGATCCCGGTCACACAGCCTCTGGTGGCCATAATGTCGACATAGGCGGTACGGGAGTCCACCGTCCATGCTCCCTCGCGATGGATCACCTGGAGCGCCTGGAGCCGGCCGCAGCTCCCCATCAGCAGAGTGGAACCGAGCCCGACCTCGTCGGCCCATGCGACACCGGCCGAGCCGACGGTGTCGGTCACCCACACCGGCCCCCGAGTCCGCCGGCGGGGCTCGCCAAAGGTCCCGTCGACGGGGAAACCGAAGTCGTCTCCCTCGTCGATCTGCAGCACTTCCTCGCGTCGCCACGCACCCGACTGGGTGGGCCCGTCGTTGTCGACGGCCCACAGCGACCCATCGGAGGCGAAGGTGAGGCCATAAACATTCCGGAGCCCGCCGGCGAACACCTCGACGCCGGCTCCATCGGGATCGACTCGAAGGATCGAACCGAGCCAGGTTCGGTTGGGATGGTGGAGCGTCTCAATCACCTCGGGGGCGAGCCCGAGGCGATCGAAGTTGCCCACCGACAGGTAGACCCGGCCATCAGGTCCCACAGCCAGGCCGTTGACTCCGTGATCGGTACCGGCCACGGGTAGGCCATCGAGCACCAACCGGCCGCCCAGCAAGGCTCCGTCCGGTCCGATGGTGAACGCAGTGAGACGGCCGCTGGAGCCTTCGACGATCGCAACCTCCCCCTGCGCCGGCATCGCCTCGTCGACGTGCTCGCCCTTGCAGGTGGGGAAGGGCTCGTCGCATGGCAATGGGCCGATTTCGCTCACGAAGAGTTCGTCGCCGACGATGGCCAACCCCCGCGGATACTCGAGGCCCTCGGCGACCGTGACCAGCTCGAGCGGGTCCGTCGACGCGGCGTCGGATGGCCGGAACATCACGATCCGGCCTTGCCCGATCGTCATGTAACCGAGATCGCGCTCCCGGTCCACCGCGATCCCGAGCGGAGACCCGTCGAACTCGTGGAAGGCGACCAGCGTCAATCCCAGGGACAGGGCCGGATCGGTGCCGGCCTCGGTGGTGGCCGTGGTCGACGACCCGGTGGTCATGGTGGTCGTGGTGGTGGCCCCCACCGCTTCGACGTCGATGGCGGGCGTCGCCGTCACCGCAACGGCCGCCAGCCCGAGCGCGGCGAGTGTCCCGAACAGCGCCAACTGTTCGATCGTGCTGGGACGGCGGTCCTGCCTCCGGTTCAGAAGGGGCAATACCCGCGTGAACAGGTAGTCGACGAGGATGAGTGAGCCTGCCACTGCGGCCACCAGCCCGATCACGGTCCAGAGCCGGTCCAAGTTCGCCCAAAACCGCTCGAAGGTCGCGGGCCGCAAGGCAATGATCGCCACCAGGCCCACCGTCCCCGCAACCGCAGGCACGACGGTTACGCCGAGCGCCCGCCGGCCCCCGATCTGGCGGGGCGACTGGATGACCAGCGCCAGGGCCAGCGAGGCGGCGGCGATCACGAACCAGTCGGCGGCGGCGAGCCCGGTGAGATGGCTCAGGCCATCACCTCCCGAAGAGGGCCCGGATGAAGAACCACAGGTTCGCCGGGCGTTCGGCCATACGGCGGGTCAGGTACGGGTACCAGGCATCGCCGTAGGCGATGTAGACACGCAAAGGCTTCCCCTCGGCGACGAGCGAGCGCTGTAGCGACTCCCTGATCCCGTAAAGCATCTGCAGCTCCCAGGGTTCCTCCCTCCGCTCGGCCAGCCCGACAGCGAGGGTGATCCGCGCCTCGTCGTGCGTGGCGATCGCCGGCTTCGCCGATCGCTGCGCCATGAGCACACCACAGAGCCGGTCGAAGGACCGGTCCACTTCCTTGCGCGATCGAAAGGCGATCTCCTCTGGCTCGTCGTAGGCGCCCTTGCATAGGCGAATGTGGCCCCCCAGCGGGGCCACCCTGGCTAGATCCGCATGGGTTCGGCGAAGGTATGCCTGGAGGGCAACGCCGAGGTTGCCGTGCACTCGCTGCGTCGTCTCGTAAAGACCGAGCGTCGCGGAGGTGTGGTCACTGTCCTCCATGTCGATGGTCACCGTGAGCCCTGAGGCGGCCGCGGTGGCCGCCAGTGTCTCGAGCGACCTGGCGCAGAGGTCGTCGTCAAACCCCATCCCCAACTGGGTCAGCTTGATCGAAATGTTGGCATCGAGTCGCTCCGCCGCGATGCGGTCGAGGCATGCCAGATAGGCATCGCGCGCCGCCTCGGCGGAGACCCGATCGGTCACGTGCTCGCCGAGATGATCCAGCGAAACCGGCACGCCCGATGAATTGAGGCGTCGGGCGGCAGCCACCGCCTCGTCGAGCGACTCACCGGCAACGAACCGCAATGCCACCCGTCGGCCCACCCGGGTATCGGTGAACAGCCAACGCACCCAACGCCACCGGGTGATGCCAAGCACGAGACGCACGATGAACCCCTTCACGGGGCCTCCCCGGGGTCCGCAGCCCGCTGTCCCATCTCACGCGATCGAGCGGCGGCTGCCCGTACCGCGTCCTCCACCAACGCCCGAAAGCCTCTTTCCTCCAGCAAGTGCACCGCGGCCGCAGTGGTTCCCCCCGGGCTGGTGACCTGGGCTCGCAGCCGGGTCGGGCTGAGGTCCGAGTCGGCCAGCAACATCCCCGCCCCTCGCAATGTTCGCTCGACCAGCTTCTCGGCGAGGTGGCGGGGGATCCCCTCCCTGATGGCCGCGTCGCAGAGCGCCTCGGCGAGCAGAAACACATA
Coding sequences:
- a CDS encoding DUF6676 family protein, with the protein product MKKLASVSTALLFSALLIAAPALAQDADSVAVELEQFGLYVDSGLDRNESEISDDVARARNAGFLFYVVLLEDDPAGGATTFADSLLNRLGVGTILVLSASDEGMVSNELTQDEIETALDRGFAGSESGGDEGYVSGVVDSITGTETPTAPVSGSGSGSGLLILVAIVGGLVLLVWLAIRKSKKSSHAANVRAVEEARTEIRSQLDAIANILLEITDLVSASTTSQDDTYLRQASATYTEAEESFGTATDLRALESLSDRLGEARWQLDAAAAIATGKEPPDKPAKEQRYECFFDPTHSNATETAEISTPAGKKTVRVCREDAEKLRRGTQPQPRMIDVEGRRVPAPMAPRSHGGGGFSWLDTFSILAGGAGQAASYDWGGSRRTAARSSSTSQTPTPQPTRRRSTTSSGTRSRAGRDRRRKR
- a CDS encoding PQQ-dependent sugar dehydrogenase → MIAAASLALALVIQSPRQIGGRRALGVTVVPAVAGTVGLVAIIALRPATFERFWANLDRLWTVIGLVAAVAGSLILVDYLFTRVLPLLNRRQDRRPSTIEQLALFGTLAALGLAAVAVTATPAIDVEAVGATTTTTMTTGSSTTATTEAGTDPALSLGLTLVAFHEFDGSPLGIAVDRERDLGYMTIGQGRIVMFRPSDAASTDPLELVTVAEGLEYPRGLAIVGDELFVSEIGPLPCDEPFPTCKGEHVDEAMPAQGEVAIVEGSSGRLTAFTIGPDGALLGGRLVLDGLPVAGTDHGVNGLAVGPDGRVYLSVGNFDRLGLAPEVIETLHHPNRTWLGSILRVDPDGAGVEVFAGGLRNVYGLTFASDGSLWAVDNDGPTQSGAWRREEVLQIDEGDDFGFPVDGTFGEPRRRTRGPVWVTDTVGSAGVAWADEVGLGSTLLMGSCGRLQALQVIHREGAWTVDSRTAYVDIMATRGCVTGIATVAPDLILAVTFSGRMYVLRTATSDG
- a CDS encoding proline dehydrogenase family protein, encoding MKGFIVRLVLGITRWRWVRWLFTDTRVGRRVALRFVAGESLDEAVAAARRLNSSGVPVSLDHLGEHVTDRVSAEAARDAYLACLDRIAAERLDANISIKLTQLGMGFDDDLCARSLETLAATAAASGLTVTIDMEDSDHTSATLGLYETTQRVHGNLGVALQAYLRRTHADLARVAPLGGHIRLCKGAYDEPEEIAFRSRKEVDRSFDRLCGVLMAQRSAKPAIATHDEARITLAVGLAERREEPWELQMLYGIRESLQRSLVAEGKPLRVYIAYGDAWYPYLTRRMAERPANLWFFIRALFGR